One segment of Ipomoea triloba cultivar NCNSP0323 chromosome 12, ASM357664v1 DNA contains the following:
- the LOC115999253 gene encoding uncharacterized protein LOC115999253, which translates to MFAKRLFQKATHHLSQHNAGSCLTSSELDLRISVHYGIPSTASILAFDPIQRLLAIGTLDGRIKVIGGNNIEALLVSPQQLPYKYLEFLQNQGFLVSITNENDIQVWNLRNRSLACSLVWDSNITAFSIISGSHFMYVGDEYGSVSVLKFSIDDGQLLQLPYHISLASLAEGAELSLPNNQPIVGVLPQPFSSGNRLLIAYDNGLIILWDVIEARILIVKGDKYLQLKDDMIDSSRNSDTSLVDDSSQHQLEEKEISALCWASSDGSILAVGYIDGDILFWKISTAAPTKGQKSGLQNNVIKIQLSSAEKRLPIIVLHWWAKSKSRNGVDGQILIYGGDEIGSDEVLTILSLEWSSGMDTLKCVGRVDLSMSGSFADVILLPSAGIKGTDQNAALFVLTSPGQLKAFECTSLSPTESQEEKKISVSDKDYPAELPIVDPSMTVAKLFQIPEDGNLSDALLEENLFKKFCSVETFSGAKKWALTGGVSNHLTLGNANRIERVYIAGYQDGSVRMWDATHPVLSLLCIFESEVRGQNMTISSASVSKIDFCFKTLRLVVGDECGLVRLYELKDNGGTSFISVDQTKQEVHKFAQCQGPHCRAVIKLLASQIQALNFVNSGAKLTVGYENAQVAVLDMTSLSLSFITDSISGGISQLVSVIPMAYEHDCSHIKSPKHSELSENYTDEIMFILTKDARIYAIDGGTGKMISTRPLHLKKDSTAISMYVIESDTTVSSSSNHLQSSNNEEVSKEHLLETTAKRSDKSETCSSDDISSRKKNIKDSLVLLCCKDTLRIYATKSVVQGDRKSIHKVKHEKPCCWTATFNMNGKVSGLILLFQTGEIEIRSLPELDLVMATSLMSVLRWNFKANMERTMSSVESGHIAMVNGSEVAFLSLAASENDFRIPESLPSLHDEVLAAAAETAINFALNQKKKQVPGSNLLGNVVKGFKGWKPNHTMDTAFSSESKFDHLEGIFMKNPFPESSPIMQDIQEEPELNIDDIEIDEPTPMASTSSHEVQNTERDKKTERERLFDFEGTDTKPRLRTHEEILATYRKGGDASSAAGQARNKLLERQEKLERISKRTEELSSGAEDFASLANELVKAMENRKWWHI; encoded by the exons GGATGGTAGAATTAAAGTGATTGGAGGAAATAATATTGAAGCACTTTTGGTTTCCCCACAGCAACTGCCTTACAAATACTTGGAG TTTCTTCAGAACCAGGGTTTTTTGGTCAGCATCACAAATGAAAATGATATTCAG gTTTGGAATCTTAGAAACCGGTCCCTTGCTTGTAGTTTGGTGTGGGATTCCAATATTACTGCTTTCTCCATCATCAGTGGCTCCCATTTCAT GTATGTTGGAGATGAATATGGATCTGTATCAGTTTTGAAGTTCTCCATTGATGATGGACAGCTTCTCCAGTTGCCATATCATATATCTTTAGCTTCTCTTGCTG AAGGAGCTGAGCTCTCATTACCTAATAATCAACCCATAGTTGGAGTTCTTCCACAACCCTTTTCTTCTGGGAACAG ACTATTGATTGCATATGACAATGGATTAATAATACTTTGGGATGTCATTGAAGCCCGAATTCTCATTGTTAAAGGTGACAAGTACCTCCAATTGAAAGATGACATGATTGATTCTTCAAGGAATTCTGACACTAGCCTTGTGGATGATTCATCACAACATCAGTTAGAAGAAAAAGAGATAAGTGCCCTTTGTTGGGCATCCTCTGATGGGTCCATTCTTGCTGTTGGATACATAGATGGGGATATTCTTTTCTGGAAAATATCAACAGCTGCCCCTACCAAAGGTCAAAAGTCTGGATTGCAAAATAATGTCATCAAGATACAGCTATCTTCTGCTGAAAAGAGACTTCCAATTATTGTCTTACATTGGTGGGCAAAGAGTAAATCCCGTAATGGGGTTGATGGACAAATTCTTATTTATGGTGGTGATGAGATAGGATCTGATGAAGTTTTGACG ATTCTTAGTCTTGAATGGTCATCTGGAATGGATACTCTTAAATGTGTGGGCCGTGTAGATCTCTCAATGTCTGGCTCCTTCGCAGATGTGATTTTATTACCATCTGCTGGGATCAAAGGGACTGATCAAAATGCTGCTCTATTTGTTTTGACAAGCCCTGGGCAACTAAAAGCTTTTGAATGCACCAGTCTGTCACCCACGGAATCTCaggaagagaagaaaatatCTGTGTCTGATAAGGACTATCCTGCAGAACTTCCTATAGTTGACCCTTCCATGACAGTGGCAAAACTTTTTCAAATACCTGAAGATGGGAACCTGTCTGATGCTTTGTTGGAG GAAAATCTCTTCAAGAAATTTTGTTCAGTGGAAACTTTTTCTGGTGCTAAAAAGTGGGCCTTGACTGGAGGTGTGTCCAATCATTTGACTCTGGGGAATGCTAACAGGATTGAGCGGGTGTACATAGCTGGTTATCAGGATGGATCTGTTCGGATGTGGGATGCCACACATCCAGTCTTATCATTGCTTTGCATTTTTGAAAGTGAG GTTAGAGGTCAAAATATGACCATCTCTAGTGCTTCAGTATCGAAGATCGATTTCTGCTTCAAGACTTTAAGATTAGTTGTTGGCGATGAATGTGGTCTG GTCCGTCTCTACGAACTTAAGGATAATGGTGGAACAAGTTTCATTTCTGTTGATCAAACTAAACAGGAAG TTCATAAATTTGCTCAATGCCAAGGACCTCATTGCAGAGCTGTTATAAAACTTCTTGCTTCTCAAATTCAAGCTCTCAATTTTGTAAATTCTGGAGCCAAACTTACAGTTGGATATGAAAATGCACAA GTTGCAGTTCTTGATATGACTTCATTATCCCTTTCATTCATTACAGACTCAATTTCTGGTGGTATTTCTCAATTAGTGTCAGTGATCCCAATGGCATATGAGCATGATTGTAGCCATATAAAAAGCCCTAAACATTCAGAACTTTCAGAAAACTATACAGATGAAATAATGTTTATATTGACAAAGGATGCAAGGATTTATGCTATTGATGGTGGTACTGGTAAAATGATCAGCACAAGGCCACTACACTTAAAGAAGGATTCAACTGCAATTTCTATGTATGTCATAG aGAGTGATACAACAGTTTCATCATCAAGTAACCATCTTCAATCATCCAACAATGAAGAAGTGAGCAAGGAGCATCTACTGGAAACAACTGCTAAGAGAAGTGATAAATCTGAGACTTGCTCTTCAGATGATATCTcctcaaggaaaaaaaatatcaaagatTCTCTTGTTTTACTATGTTGTAAAGATACATTGCGCATTTATGCCACGAAGTCTGTAGTTCAG GGAGATAGAAAGTCTATTCACAAAGTCAAACATGAAAAGCCTTGCTGTTGGACCGCTACTTTTAACATGAATGGTAAAGTTTCTGGGCTGATATTACTCTTTCAGACAGGAGAGATAGAGATCAG ATCTTTGCCTGAATTAGACTTGGTGATGGCGACCTCATTGATGTCAGTTCTAAGGTGGAActtcaaggcaaatatggagaGGACAATGAGCTCAGTGGAAAGTGGGCATATTGCTATg GTTAATGGGTCTGAAGTGGCATTTCTCTCTCTAGCAGCCAGTGAAAATGATTTCAG GATTCCAGAGTCTTTGCCTTCTCTTCATGATGAAGTGCTTGCAGCAGCGGCGGAAACTGCTATCAACTTCGCTTTAAATCAGAAGAAAAAGCAG GTTCCTGGTTCCAATCTTCTGGGGAACGTTGTTAAGGGATTTAAAGGGTGGAAACCAAACCATACCATGGATACTGCCTTCTCTTCTGAATCAAAGTTTGATCACCTTGAAGGAATCTTTATGAAAAACCCATTCCCAGAATCATCTCCAATAATGCAGGATATCCAGGAAGAACCTGAACTTAATATAG atgatattgaaattgatGAGCCAACACCTATGGCGTCAACATCGTCTCATGAAGTACAAAACACTGAAAGAG ATAAAAAAACTGAAAGAGAAAGGTTGTTTGATTTTGAGGGCACTGATACAAAACCTAGACTTCGGACACATGAAGAAATATTGGCAACATACAGAAAGGGTGGT GATGCCTCATCAGCAGCTGGCCAAGCAAGAAACAAGCTTTTAGAACGCCAAGAAAAACTTGAG AGAATTAGCAAACGAACTGAAGAACTTAGCAGTGGAGCTGAAGACTTTGCATCATTGGCAAATGAGCTTGTTAAGGCAATGGAAAACCGGAAATGGTGGCATATTTGA
- the LOC115998188 gene encoding selT-like protein → MMDRAQLLLVGLPLLLFCSDVFRLFSPPPPKPAAHHYSPPAPVIQQPQTLDFPTQSASGGIGGIGLGNTVNIDFCSSCSYRGTAVTMKNMLETQFPGIHVVLANYPAPFPKRVLSQVVPIVQFGVIGIIMAGDQIFPRLGFAVPPPWYYNLRANRFGSMASTWLLGNFLQSMLQSSGAFEVSCNGEPVFSKLKEKRFPGEIELKDLVGRRIANVRGTDGFRSAWS, encoded by the exons ATGATGGATCGTGCTCAGCTGCTTCTAGTGGGGCTGCCCCTCTTACTCTTCTGCTCCGATGTCTTCCGCCTGTTTTCGCCGCCGCCTCCAAAGCCTGCCGCCCATCACTACTCACCGCCTGCGCCGGTCATCCAACAGCCTCAAACCCTAGATTTCCCCACACAG TCTGCTAGTGGTGGGATTGGAGGAATCGGCCTAGGCAACACTGTCAATATTGATTTCTGCTCTTCTTGTTCTTACAG AGGTACTGCTGTGACAATGAAAAACATGTTGGAAACTCAGTTTCCTGGCATTCATGTTGTTCTTGCAAACTACCCTGCCCCATTCCCAAAACGTGTGCTAAGCCAAGTGGTACCCATTGTTCAGTTTGGCGTTATTGGTATTATAATGGCTGGTGATCAAATTTTTCCAAGGTTGGGTTTCGCTGTTCCTCCTCCATGGTATTACAACTTGCGTGCAAACAGATTTGGATCTATGGCAAGCACTTGGCTTCTAGGAAACTTCCTTCAATCAATGCTGCAGAGTTCTGGTGCATTTGAAGTGTCTTGTAATGGTGAACCG GTTTTCTCCAAGCTTAAGGAGAAGAGGTTTCCTGGGGAAATTGAGTTGAAAGATCTTGTTGGCAGAAGAATTGCAAATGTAAGGGGGACAGATGGATTTCGTAGTGCCTGGTCCTAG
- the LOC115999324 gene encoding protein trichome birefringence-like 3, whose product MAVAKKPSAGKSSLLVIAATVCSFAFVALLYTERISLLSPKNEFRPPKSKKSTADDRKLEGSANTNGAVNDGFKLDPDECSVTQGKWVFNRSIDPLYSDRTCRYIDRKFACVKNGRKDSDYLRWVWQPDDCTLPSFDPEIALRKIKGKRVMFVGDSLQRNQWESFICLVDSVIPKGKRSMKRGSVHSVYKAKEYDATIEFYWAPYLVESNTDIPIKADADERIIKVDSIAKRAEIWVGADILVFNTYVWWMTGLKIKSFWGSFGDGEEGYESFDAPLSYRLALRTWANWIDSAIDHTKTRVFFTTMSPAHQRSEDWGKEGRMRCYNETSPVTKKGYWGSGSDKEMMKVVESVVQSMKVPVTLINITQLSEYRVDAHSSVYSDSEDRVLSDDQKAEPWRYADCIHWCLPGLPDTWNRILYAYL is encoded by the exons ATGGCTGTCGCAAAGAAACCTTCAGCCGGAAAGTCATCTTTACTAGTAATTGCAGCCACTGTGTGCAGTTTTGCCTTCGTTGCCCTCTTGTACACTGAAAGAATTAGTCTTCTTTCTCCCAAAAACGAGTTTAGGCCTCCCAAGTCTAAGAAATCCACAGCAG ATGATAGAAAATTGGAAGGCAGTGCAAATACTAATGGTGCAGTAAATGATGGATTCAAGCTTGACCCGGATGAATGCAGTGTTACGCAAGGGAAATGGGTGTTTAATCGCTCTATCGATCCTTTATACTCAGACAGAACTTGTCGATATATTGACAGAAAATTTGCATGTGTCAAGAATGGTCGAAAGGATTCGGATTACCTTCGTTGGGTATGGCAGCCAGATGACTGCACCTTGCCAAG TTTTGACCCTGAGATTGCTCTGAGGAAAATCAAGGGAAAGAGGGTAATGTTTGTAGGAGATTCACTGCAAAGGAACCAATGGGAGTCTTTCATTTGCCTGGTTGATTCTGTGATTCCTAAAGGCAAGAGATCCATGAAACGAGGCAGTGTTCATTCTGTTTACAAAGCTAAG GAATATGACGCGACGATTGAGTTCTACTGGGCACCATATCTAGTGGAGTCCAACACTGACATTCCTATAAAAGCAGATGCAGATGAGAGAATCATAAAAGTTGACTCAATAGCCAAGCGTGCAGAAATCTGGGTAGGAGCAGATATCCTTGTTTTCAATACTTATGTTTGGTGGATGACTGGCTTGAAGATCAAGTCGTT TTGGGGCTCATTTGGAGATGGTGAAGAAGGCTATGAATCCTTTGATGCACCTTTATCTTACAGATTGGCACTCAGAACATGGGCAAACTGGATAGATTCAGCTATTGATCATACTAAAACGCGGGTTTTTTTCACCACAATGTCCCCCGCGCACCAGAG AAGTGAAGACTGGGGCAAGGAAGGTAGGATGAGATGTTACAACGAGACGAGTCCGGTGACGAAGAAAGGGTACTGGGGAAGCGGGTCGGACAAGGAGATGATGAAGGTGGTGGAAAGCGTGGTGCAAAGCATGAAAGTCCCAGTTACTTTGATCAATATCACACAGCTCTCAGAGTATAGAGTGGATGCTCATTCATCAGTTTACTCAGACTCGGAAGACAGAGTGTTGAGTGATGACCAGAAAGCAGAGCCTTGGCGGTATGCGGATTGCATACACTGGTGTTTGCCGGGACTCCCTGATACTTGGAACCGCATTCTTTATGCATATTTGTAG